Proteins encoded by one window of Panicum virgatum strain AP13 chromosome 7N, P.virgatum_v5, whole genome shotgun sequence:
- the LOC120683184 gene encoding uncharacterized protein LOC120683184 isoform X2 gives MFPSTSGEQIDKTLENGGHAENGSDNLILERMVKRNEESELLIENLKEELQEQKLKAKEDAEDLTQEMAVLRYQITGMLNEEYKRRSCIEQAAIQHIKELETQICKEKIKLSGALRRLQESREQAHKQAMEIKKLKDALE, from the exons ATGTTCCCTTCTACATCTGGGGAGCAAATTGACAAAACATTAGAGAACGGTGGTCATGCAGAAAATGGAAGTGATAATTTAATTCTTGAAAGGATGGTAAAAAGAAATGAAGAATCCGAACTTCTAATTGAGAATCTCAAG GAAGAGCTTCAAGAACAAAAGTTAAAGGCAAAAGAGGATGCTGAAGATCTCACCCAAGAAATGGCTGTACTAAGATACCAGATAACGGGCATGCTTAACGAAGAATACAAGCGTCGATCTTGCATTGAACAGGCAGCTATTCAACATATTAAGGAGCTGGAGACTCAG ATTTGCAAAGAGAAGATAAAATTGAGTGGGGCACTTAGGCGATTGCAGGAATCACGTGAACAAGCTCACAAACAAGCTATGGAGATTAAGAAGTTGAAGGATGCTTTAGAG TGA
- the LOC120683184 gene encoding uncharacterized protein LOC120683184 isoform X1: MFPSTSGEQIDKTLENGGHAENGSDNLILERMVKRNEESELLIENLKEELQEQKLKAKEDAEDLTQEMAVLRYQITGMLNEEYKRRSCIEQAAIQHIKELETQICKEKIKLSGALRRLQESREQAHKQAMEIKKLKDALERFNSAVNLGTVCKSCSCGFCAMLIELSNCSIDGPSDARPAKSNRIDEELQNQALIEWHPDEASKTTVGWKLDRAMASCTFECAIDQLL, translated from the exons ATGTTCCCTTCTACATCTGGGGAGCAAATTGACAAAACATTAGAGAACGGTGGTCATGCAGAAAATGGAAGTGATAATTTAATTCTTGAAAGGATGGTAAAAAGAAATGAAGAATCCGAACTTCTAATTGAGAATCTCAAG GAAGAGCTTCAAGAACAAAAGTTAAAGGCAAAAGAGGATGCTGAAGATCTCACCCAAGAAATGGCTGTACTAAGATACCAGATAACGGGCATGCTTAACGAAGAATACAAGCGTCGATCTTGCATTGAACAGGCAGCTATTCAACATATTAAGGAGCTGGAGACTCAG ATTTGCAAAGAGAAGATAAAATTGAGTGGGGCACTTAGGCGATTGCAGGAATCACGTGAACAAGCTCACAAACAAGCTATGGAGATTAAGAAGTTGAAGGATGCTTTAGAG AGGTTTAACTCTGCAGTGAACCTAGGAACAGTTTGCAAGTCGTGCTCTTGCGGGTTCTGCGCAATGTTGATAGAGTTGTCTAATTGCTCGATTGATGGGCCATCAGATGCCAGACCTGCCAAATCCAACCGCATTGATGAGGAGTTACAGAACCAAGCGCTAATAGAATGGCATCCTGATGAAGCTTCAAAGACGACGGTGGGTTGGAAGTTAGATCGTGCAATGGCATCATGTACATTTGAGTGTGCGATCGACCAATTGTTGTAG